In a single window of the Planctomycetia bacterium genome:
- the tsaE gene encoding tRNA (adenosine(37)-N6)-threonylcarbamoyltransferase complex ATPase subunit type 1 TsaE, whose translation MTTTLEIVSGSPDETIEIGRAIGEMLAPGDVVALAGGLGAGKTQLTKGLALGLGVSDARLVSSPTFVLINEYAGRHPVSHIDAYRLGSPTEFDALGFEEMTDGGVVIVEWADRVAAAMPSHTIWIAIEIEGETDRRLSVITTGTEAEARLAKLGAAG comes from the coding sequence ATGACTACGACGTTAGAAATCGTTTCCGGCAGCCCGGATGAGACCATTGAGATCGGTCGAGCGATCGGCGAAATGCTGGCGCCCGGCGATGTCGTTGCCTTGGCGGGCGGGCTTGGGGCAGGAAAGACACAATTGACCAAGGGCTTGGCGCTGGGACTGGGTGTGTCGGACGCGCGCCTGGTGAGCAGCCCGACGTTTGTGTTGATCAATGAGTACGCGGGCCGCCATCCAGTTAGTCACATCGATGCCTATCGCCTTGGCAGCCCGACGGAGTTTGATGCGTTGGGCTTTGAGGAGATGACGGACGGGGGCGTGGTGATCGTCGAGTGGGCCGATCGAGTTGCAGCAGCGATGCCTTCGCACACGATTTGGATCGCGATTGAGATTGAAGGAGAGACGGACCGTCGACTTTCAGTGATCACGACCGGCACGGAAGCAGAAGCGCGGCTGGCAAAGCTCGGCGCGGCCGGGTAA
- the thiL gene encoding thiamine-phosphate kinase, translating to MKPPKKSEDELIAWIRSKCSAGGTEVPIGIGDDMAMVRGGPGGILVTSDMLMDGVDFDASVHSPDRIGRKALAVSLSDCAAMAVRPRWAMVSVALPNAWTMTQARELHEGIDRLARQFEVTLIGGDTNSWDKPLVIDVTVIAEPWGAQGSATASRIEPVRRSGMLPGDLLVVSGKLGGSIMGHHLDFEPRVREARLLAEKLGPALHAMMDLSDGFSMDAHRLADASRCGIVCLPQVVESLASEAAIELANKDGRTVLDHVLNDGEDFELLCAVDPAAWSAWSESADHAEAGANAGFRMIGSAESGCGVSFLNADGSRTPIEPRGWQHFTDQS from the coding sequence GTGAAGCCTCCCAAGAAGTCTGAAGATGAACTGATCGCCTGGATTCGGTCAAAATGTTCCGCCGGCGGGACGGAAGTGCCCATTGGGATCGGCGACGACATGGCGATGGTTCGCGGGGGACCGGGGGGGATTCTCGTCACCAGTGACATGCTCATGGACGGCGTGGATTTCGACGCCTCGGTCCATTCGCCGGATCGAATCGGGCGAAAGGCGTTGGCCGTAAGCTTGTCAGATTGCGCGGCCATGGCGGTTCGACCGAGATGGGCGATGGTGAGCGTGGCCCTTCCTAATGCCTGGACGATGACGCAGGCCAGGGAGCTTCACGAAGGGATCGATCGGCTCGCGCGGCAGTTCGAGGTGACGCTGATCGGCGGGGACACGAATAGTTGGGACAAGCCGCTGGTGATCGACGTGACTGTGATCGCGGAGCCATGGGGGGCTCAAGGCTCTGCAACGGCTTCGCGTATTGAGCCGGTGCGACGATCCGGCATGTTGCCCGGGGATTTGTTGGTCGTGAGCGGAAAGCTCGGCGGGAGCATCATGGGGCACCATCTTGATTTTGAGCCGCGAGTTCGGGAGGCAAGACTTCTCGCGGAGAAGCTGGGTCCGGCGCTCCACGCCATGATGGACCTTTCGGACGGTTTCTCCATGGATGCCCATCGACTGGCGGATGCCTCGCGGTGCGGCATTGTATGTCTGCCGCAGGTTGTTGAGAGTCTGGCGTCGGAGGCCGCTATTGAGTTGGCGAACAAAGATGGGCGGACGGTGCTCGACCATGTTCTAAACGACGGCGAAGATTTTGAGCTGCTATGCGCGGTTGACCCGGCAGCCTGGTCCGCATGGTCGGAATCCGCAGATCATGCAGAGGCCGGCGCGAATGCCGGATTTCGAATGATCGGGTCGGCGGAGTCCGGTTGCGGCGTCAGTTTCTTGAACGCCGATGGATCGAGGACGCCGATCGAGCCGCGTGGTTGGCAGCATTTTACGGATCAATCATGA
- a CDS encoding non-canonical purine NTP pyrophosphatase: MKILIATNNPAKVREIQAVLADAARSPAPLSPLTSLTASLQWASLSDLPSPIPEPEETGATFLENATLKATYYARLTGLWALADDSGLEVDALGGEPGVHSAYFDRTAAHLPRPQRDAANNAKLVAAMSGLPLERRTARYHCVMVLASPKSSPTSVDGILATAHGNVRVLASAHGVFEGLIIDEPRGAGGFGYDPYFLIPDLQMTAAELPAEHKNRISHRGKALNAMREKILGLLNSEP; this comes from the coding sequence ATGAAGATCCTCATCGCCACCAACAACCCCGCCAAAGTCCGCGAGATTCAAGCCGTCCTCGCCGACGCCGCCCGCTCACCTGCTCCCCTGTCTCCCCTCACCTCTCTCACCGCGTCCCTGCAATGGGCTTCCCTCTCCGACCTGCCCAGCCCCATCCCCGAACCCGAAGAGACCGGCGCCACCTTTCTCGAAAACGCCACCCTCAAAGCAACCTACTACGCCCGCCTCACCGGCCTGTGGGCCCTCGCCGACGACTCGGGGTTGGAAGTGGATGCACTAGGCGGTGAGCCGGGAGTTCACTCTGCCTACTTCGATCGCACCGCCGCCCACCTCCCCCGGCCCCAACGCGACGCCGCCAACAACGCCAAACTCGTCGCCGCAATGAGCGGACTTCCCCTCGAGCGCCGAACAGCCCGCTACCACTGCGTCATGGTGCTGGCAAGCCCAAAGAGCTCGCCCACCAGCGTCGACGGCATCCTCGCAACGGCCCACGGCAATGTGCGCGTCCTCGCGTCGGCCCACGGTGTGTTTGAAGGCTTGATCATCGACGAGCCGCGCGGCGCCGGCGGCTTCGGCTACGACCCGTATTTCCTGATCCCCGATTTGCAAATGACCGCCGCCGAACTGCCCGCGGAACACAAGAACAGAATCAGTCACAGAGGTAAGGCCCTGAATGCGATGCGGGAAAAGATTCTGGGGCTGCTCAACTCTGAACCGTAA
- the rph gene encoding ribonuclease PH, whose product MSKSISKKSRADGRMPDVLRKVTVHRGFTKSAAGSVLIKAGDTHVLCTASIEESVPKWREAAGLGWVTAEYDMLPASTDSRRPRNRTKVDGRTQEIQRLIGRSMRAIVDMAKLGPRTIWIDCDVIQADGGTRTASITGAYLALVDAVRRLRKDKVLAVNPIVDSVAAVSVGIVEGRILLDLNYVEDRDAEVDFNVVQTGSGRFIEVQGTAEGKPFGRLQMNKMLALAEKGIRQLKSIQSHSLGARGK is encoded by the coding sequence ATGTCCAAGTCGATATCGAAGAAATCCCGGGCCGACGGTCGCATGCCCGATGTGCTGCGTAAAGTTACGGTCCACCGAGGCTTTACCAAGAGCGCGGCTGGGTCGGTGTTGATCAAGGCCGGTGATACTCATGTGCTGTGTACCGCGTCGATTGAGGAATCCGTGCCGAAGTGGCGAGAGGCGGCCGGGCTGGGTTGGGTGACAGCGGAGTACGACATGCTTCCCGCCAGCACAGACAGCCGTCGTCCGCGCAATCGAACAAAGGTAGACGGTCGAACACAGGAAATTCAGCGACTCATCGGGCGATCGATGCGGGCGATTGTGGACATGGCGAAGCTGGGGCCGCGGACGATCTGGATTGACTGCGACGTGATTCAGGCGGACGGGGGCACGCGAACGGCAAGCATTACGGGGGCATATCTTGCATTGGTCGATGCCGTGCGGCGTTTGAGAAAGGACAAGGTGTTGGCGGTTAATCCAATCGTTGATTCGGTTGCGGCCGTCAGCGTCGGCATCGTCGAGGGCCGAATCCTGCTCGACTTGAATTACGTTGAAGACAGGGATGCGGAGGTGGATTTCAACGTCGTGCAGACGGGAAGCGGCCGATTCATCGAGGTACAGGGCACCGCGGAAGGAAAGCCGTTTGGCCGACTTCAGATGAACAAAATGCTGGCCCTGGCGGAGAAGGGAATCCGTCAATTGAAGTCGATACAGTCTCATTCACTGGGGGCCCGTGGCAAATAG
- the ispD gene encoding 2-C-methyl-D-erythritol 4-phosphate cytidylyltransferase → MDKMSVIVVAAGSGERFGGGENKIFAKIGDQPVFLMALQLFVNREDVCQTILVVSPSDIDQMKSKFGPNIGFMGVKLVEGGKERYESVAKGLAVVSDEAKLVCVHDAVRVCVAADWIDQIYHAALKHGAAIPACPVTSTLKRVSPEGVITETVARDGLFMAQTPQVFRRDILQESYDALAAGKLQLPDAVPLTDDAQLVAAAGHPVYVLDGDPRNIKITTKGDLTLAAQLSKSLPQKPATRRGIFEEAQW, encoded by the coding sequence ATGGACAAGATGAGTGTCATCGTCGTCGCGGCAGGCAGCGGAGAACGCTTCGGAGGCGGCGAGAATAAGATTTTCGCCAAGATCGGCGATCAACCCGTCTTCCTCATGGCGCTTCAACTCTTCGTCAATCGCGAGGATGTGTGCCAGACCATCCTCGTCGTTTCTCCCTCCGACATCGACCAGATGAAGTCCAAGTTCGGCCCCAATATCGGCTTCATGGGCGTCAAGCTCGTTGAGGGTGGCAAGGAACGATATGAATCGGTCGCCAAGGGTCTTGCCGTTGTCTCGGATGAGGCCAAGTTGGTCTGCGTTCACGATGCCGTTCGGGTTTGCGTCGCGGCAGACTGGATCGATCAGATTTATCATGCCGCCCTTAAGCACGGCGCGGCCATCCCCGCCTGCCCAGTTACTTCGACGCTCAAACGCGTAAGTCCAGAGGGAGTCATTACTGAAACCGTCGCCCGCGATGGCCTCTTTATGGCCCAGACCCCGCAGGTTTTCCGTCGCGACATCCTTCAGGAGTCGTACGATGCGTTGGCAGCAGGAAAGCTGCAACTGCCCGATGCCGTGCCGCTTACGGACGATGCCCAGTTGGTGGCCGCCGCGGGCCACCCGGTCTATGTCCTCGACGGCGACCCACGAAACATCAAAATCACAACCAAGGGCGACCTGACGCTGGCGGCTCAGCTATCGAAATCCCTGCCCCAAAAGCCCGCCACCCGGCGCGGTATTTTTGAGGAGGCGCAGTGGTAA
- a CDS encoding PEP-CTERM sorting domain-containing protein (PEP-CTERM proteins occur, often in large numbers, in the proteomes of bacteria that also encode an exosortase, a predicted intramembrane cysteine proteinase. The presence of a PEP-CTERM domain at a protein's C-terminus predicts cleavage within the sorting domain, followed by covalent anchoring to some some component of the (usually Gram-negative) cell surface. Many PEP-CTERM proteins exhibit an unusual sequence composition that includes large numbers of potential glycosylation sites. Expression of one such protein has been shown restore the ability of a bacterium to form floc, a type of biofilm.): protein MTTSLFLFLPGPASAGPSFMGLGDIPGGLNSNFANAISADGSTVVGAALTTEGFSAFRWTSATGMVNLGDLPDGAHEGTATAVSADGSVVVGTGASLEGREAFRWTQSEGLVGLGDFPGFDFDSMANGVSADGSVIVGAATGFFLPTAFRWTAGMGLVDLGDLPGNSPFSAAQAVSDDGSIVVGQSISNLGNEAFVWTQLDGMLPLGDLAGGPHFSAAVDLSANGAVIVGFGMTDQGEEAFRWTQGTGLVGLGDLPGGAMQSSARAVSADGSVVVGTSKSALGDEAFLWTQGGGMRSLMEILVSNLNLDLAGWTLSEALDISADGTTIVGRGVNPSGNTEAWIAVIPEPATGILLLIGFATMIRRQ from the coding sequence GTGACGACATCGCTATTCTTATTCCTTCCCGGACCCGCTTCCGCGGGCCCCAGCTTCATGGGGTTGGGCGACATTCCCGGCGGCCTCAATTCGAATTTTGCCAATGCCATCTCCGCTGATGGTTCAACTGTTGTGGGCGCGGCATTGACGACCGAAGGCTTCAGCGCTTTTCGTTGGACCTCGGCAACGGGCATGGTGAATCTCGGAGATTTGCCGGACGGCGCCCACGAAGGCACCGCGACGGCCGTCTCCGCCGATGGCTCGGTCGTCGTCGGCACGGGCGCATCTCTCGAAGGCCGCGAGGCCTTTCGATGGACTCAAAGTGAAGGACTCGTCGGTCTCGGCGATTTTCCCGGATTCGATTTCGACAGCATGGCCAACGGTGTGTCCGCTGACGGGTCGGTCATCGTCGGCGCCGCGACAGGCTTTTTTCTGCCCACGGCCTTTCGATGGACCGCCGGCATGGGGCTTGTCGATCTTGGCGATCTACCCGGCAATTCCCCATTTTCCGCAGCTCAGGCCGTTTCAGACGACGGCTCAATTGTGGTCGGGCAGAGCATCTCCAACCTCGGCAATGAAGCATTTGTTTGGACACAGTTAGATGGAATGCTGCCGCTGGGCGATCTTGCCGGCGGTCCGCATTTTAGCGCGGCCGTCGATCTGTCCGCCAACGGCGCAGTCATCGTCGGTTTCGGCATGACGGACCAGGGAGAAGAAGCATTCCGCTGGACCCAGGGCACCGGCCTTGTCGGCCTGGGCGACTTGCCCGGCGGCGCGATGCAGAGTTCCGCCAGGGCCGTTTCCGCGGACGGCTCCGTCGTGGTCGGAACTTCAAAATCCGCACTGGGCGATGAAGCATTTCTTTGGACGCAGGGCGGGGGAATGCGAAGCCTTATGGAGATCCTGGTAAGTAACTTGAACCTCGACTTGGCGGGATGGACGCTCAGCGAGGCGCTCGACATCTCGGCCGATGGGACCACGATCGTCGGGCGCGGCGTCAACCCCTCGGGGAATACCGAAGCGTGGATCGCGGTCATTCCCGAACCGGCGACGGGCATTCTCTTGCTGATCGGCTTCGCGACCATGATCCGTCGGCAGTGA
- a CDS encoding SIS domain-containing protein: protein MSFAATYLEEAGNIIKQLDAAQIEVMAQKLASLRELRGRLFFLGVGGGAGHASHAVNDFRKLAGFESYAPTDNVSELTARINDEGWDESFAAWLKGSRLCDRDGLFVFSVGGGHQEKQISVNLVRALEYAKQVGARVFGVVGRDGGYTAKVADSCVIVPTVSEQRVTPHTEALQAVVWHLLVSHPALQVNATKWESVF, encoded by the coding sequence ATGTCCTTCGCGGCAACCTATCTCGAAGAGGCCGGGAACATCATCAAGCAACTGGACGCGGCGCAGATTGAGGTCATGGCGCAGAAGCTGGCCTCGCTGCGCGAGCTTCGCGGGCGACTCTTTTTCCTCGGTGTAGGCGGCGGGGCGGGTCACGCGAGCCACGCGGTCAATGACTTTCGCAAGCTGGCGGGTTTTGAGAGCTATGCCCCGACGGACAACGTGTCGGAGCTTACCGCAAGGATCAACGACGAAGGCTGGGATGAATCATTCGCTGCGTGGCTTAAGGGGAGCCGGCTGTGCGACCGGGACGGGTTGTTTGTGTTTTCGGTCGGTGGAGGGCACCAGGAAAAGCAGATCAGCGTCAATCTCGTTCGAGCGCTTGAGTATGCCAAACAGGTTGGAGCGAGAGTCTTCGGCGTGGTCGGCCGCGACGGGGGATATACGGCGAAGGTCGCGGACTCGTGCGTGATCGTGCCGACGGTGAGCGAGCAGCGCGTGACGCCGCACACCGAGGCGCTTCAAGCCGTGGTGTGGCACCTGCTTGTGTCGCATCCTGCCTTGCAGGTCAATGCGACCAAGTGGGAATCTGTATTCTAG
- a CDS encoding helix-turn-helix transcriptional regulator, with the protein MQIERELLKGVLPMAVMRLLKRRSMYGYELVTEVTQRSDGVLTLGQSTLYPLLYNLEAQGLVESEWQASQGARDRKYYKLTDKGLQRLERDLSQWEALVRGMGQLVVGTSEGRVSVVLP; encoded by the coding sequence ATGCAAATAGAACGAGAACTCCTCAAAGGCGTCCTTCCCATGGCGGTTATGCGCCTGCTCAAGCGGCGGAGCATGTACGGCTACGAGTTGGTGACCGAAGTCACGCAGCGCAGCGACGGGGTGCTAACCCTGGGACAAAGCACTCTGTACCCCCTGCTCTACAACCTCGAGGCCCAGGGCCTGGTCGAGAGCGAGTGGCAGGCCTCGCAAGGCGCGCGCGACCGTAAGTACTACAAACTCACCGACAAGGGCCTTCAGCGGCTCGAGCGCGACCTGTCCCAGTGGGAAGCGCTCGTCCGCGGCATGGGCCAACTGGTAGTCGGGACGTCCGAGGGAAGAGTGTCCGTGGTCCTGCCATGA